A window from Streptomyces sp. NBC_00335 encodes these proteins:
- a CDS encoding LutC/YkgG family protein, translated as MSAKEQILARIRRALPEPRPDTGIPRDYLAVHGARTPAETVDLLAANLTEYRAKVHRVDEDGIAVLLRRLLAERGSESVLVPPGLPPSWTAAVDATLIHDRADSTAHQLDAVDSVVTGCALAIAETGTLVLDGGPEQGRRRITLIPDHHICVVRVPGQVVDSVPRALPLLDPTRTLTWISGPSATSDIELDRVEGVHGPRTLEVVLLGAQ; from the coding sequence GTGAGCGCCAAGGAGCAGATCCTGGCCCGCATCCGCCGGGCCCTGCCGGAGCCGCGCCCGGACACCGGGATCCCCCGGGACTACCTCGCGGTCCACGGAGCCCGCACCCCGGCCGAGACCGTGGACCTGCTCGCCGCGAACCTCACGGAGTACCGGGCCAAGGTCCACCGGGTCGACGAGGACGGCATCGCCGTGCTGCTGAGGCGGCTCCTCGCCGAGCGGGGCTCCGAGTCCGTCCTGGTACCGCCCGGGCTGCCCCCGTCCTGGACGGCCGCCGTCGACGCGACCCTGATCCACGACCGCGCGGACTCCACCGCGCACCAACTGGACGCGGTGGACAGCGTGGTGACCGGCTGCGCCCTGGCGATCGCCGAGACCGGCACGCTCGTCCTGGACGGCGGCCCGGAGCAGGGACGGCGCCGGATCACCCTGATCCCGGACCACCACATCTGCGTGGTCCGCGTCCCCGGCCAGGTCGTGGACTCCGTCCCCCGCGCCCTGCCGCTGCTGGACCCCACCCGGACCCTGACCTGGATCTCCGGCCCCTCCGCGACCAGCGACATCGAGCTGGACCGGGTGGAGGGCGTGCACGGCCCCCGCACCCTGGAGGTGGTCCTCCTCGGCGCACAATGA
- the cobF gene encoding precorrin-6A synthase (deacetylating), with protein sequence MKKFSVIGIGAGDPDHLTLQAVRAIGAADAFLILEKGEEKADLTGLRRAMLDAHARPGHRLVEGRDPDRDRTPSDYTPTVDGWRSARAELFERFIAEDLAEGETGAFLVWGDPSLYDSTLAILDEVLEKGRVAFEHEVVPGISSISSLLARHRTNLNRVGRPVQITTGRRLAEGWPEGVDDVVVMLDARHAFTAHLDQDLYIYWGAYVGTPDEILVSGKLAEVAGRIEELRTEARARKGWIMDTYLLRRD encoded by the coding sequence GTGAAGAAGTTCTCAGTGATCGGCATAGGCGCGGGCGACCCGGACCATCTGACCCTCCAGGCGGTCAGGGCGATCGGCGCGGCGGACGCATTCCTCATCCTGGAGAAGGGCGAGGAGAAGGCGGATCTGACCGGGCTGCGGCGCGCGATGCTCGACGCGCACGCCCGCCCCGGACACCGCCTGGTGGAGGGCCGCGATCCCGACCGCGACCGGACGCCCTCCGACTACACCCCCACGGTGGACGGCTGGCGCAGCGCGCGGGCCGAGCTCTTCGAGCGGTTCATCGCCGAGGACCTGGCGGAGGGCGAGACGGGCGCGTTCCTGGTGTGGGGCGACCCCTCCCTCTACGACTCCACGCTCGCGATCCTCGACGAGGTGCTGGAGAAGGGCCGGGTCGCCTTCGAGCACGAGGTGGTGCCCGGCATCAGCAGCATCTCCTCGCTGCTGGCCCGCCACCGCACCAACCTCAACCGGGTGGGCCGCCCGGTCCAGATCACCACCGGGCGCCGGCTCGCGGAGGGCTGGCCGGAGGGGGTGGACGACGTGGTGGTGATGCTGGACGCCCGGCACGCCTTCACCGCCCACCTCGACCAGGACCTCTACATCTACTGGGGTGCGTACGTGGGCACCCCCGACGAGATCCTGGTCTCGGGGAAGCTGGCGGAGGTCGCCGGCCGGATCGAGGAGCTGCGCACCGAGGCCCGTGCCCGCAAGGGCTGGATCATGGACACGTACCTGCTCCGGCGCGACTGA
- a CDS encoding anaerobic ribonucleoside-triphosphate reductase activating protein, protein MTAAAAPGEVVRIGGWSRLSTCDWPGRLVTTVFCQGCPWRCGYCHNPGLLPARAPAAVSWDEVLGHLARRTGLLDGIVFSGGEPLLQRGLPQAVREARALGLEVGLHTGGAFPRRLARLLDAGLLDWVGFDVKAPPGRYEKVTGIGHAAASAERSLRLLLASGVPHQLRTTVDPALLGPPALAELDDWLAGLGAGATLRQTMRPPAA, encoded by the coding sequence GTGACCGCCGCGGCGGCGCCCGGCGAGGTCGTCCGGATCGGCGGCTGGTCCCGGCTGTCCACCTGCGACTGGCCCGGCCGCCTGGTCACCACCGTCTTCTGCCAGGGCTGCCCCTGGCGGTGCGGCTACTGCCACAACCCGGGCCTGCTGCCCGCCCGGGCCCCCGCCGCCGTCTCCTGGGACGAGGTGCTCGGCCACCTCGCCCGCCGGACGGGACTGCTCGACGGGATCGTCTTCTCGGGCGGCGAACCGCTGCTCCAGCGCGGCCTGCCGCAGGCCGTGCGGGAGGCCCGTGCGCTGGGCCTGGAGGTCGGGCTGCACACCGGGGGAGCCTTCCCCCGGCGGCTGGCCCGGCTGCTGGACGCCGGCCTGCTGGACTGGGTCGGCTTCGACGTCAAGGCTCCGCCCGGCCGGTACGAGAAGGTCACCGGCATCGGCCACGCCGCCGCCTCGGCGGAGCGCAGCCTGCGCCTCCTGCTCGCCTCGGGGGTGCCCCACCAGCTCCGCACCACGGTGGACCCGGCCCTCCTGGGCCCGCCCGCCCTGGCCGAACTGGACGACTGGCTCGCGGGACTGGGCGCGGGGGCCACGCTCCGCCAGACCATGCGCCCGCCGGCGGCCTGA
- a CDS encoding PP2C family protein-serine/threonine phosphatase has product MSEQGGLEARLRSMEEALEQIGTSPDERQTCRELAGFLCRTLSDAAAVDLTGPGAIGPGARTERVAVAGATALLDATGAGGAALVRALDRDHPLETWTAGAGATRTYLASVPLTARGELYGRLLTSRTRGDYGDHELATLHFAARLTAIHLGHARRLAATETTALDLQRALVAEPGRPHPNLEVASRYLPAGARALVGGDWFETIRLHFGRTLLAVGDVMGHGLEAAVDMNAYRSVLREVASTDLAPHRVLRQLDSLSASDDTRRPATCLLVRIDPARSMALYASAGHLPPALFSRDGVGELIDVPVGPPLGTGVGGYEALARPITPDQTLLLYTDGLVERRSEDIETSLARLAALRLGSRTSLPEVVDAVCAGLDAQHAEDDVAVLAARLRPRLTDSA; this is encoded by the coding sequence GTGTCGGAACAGGGCGGGCTGGAGGCGCGGCTGCGCTCCATGGAGGAGGCCCTGGAGCAGATCGGAACCTCCCCCGACGAGCGGCAGACCTGCCGGGAGCTGGCCGGATTCCTGTGCCGCACCCTGTCCGACGCCGCGGCCGTGGACCTGACCGGTCCCGGCGCCATCGGCCCGGGCGCCCGTACCGAACGCGTGGCGGTGGCCGGCGCGACGGCCCTCCTGGACGCGACCGGCGCCGGCGGCGCGGCGCTGGTCCGGGCGCTGGACCGCGACCATCCCCTCGAAACGTGGACCGCGGGCGCCGGGGCCACCCGCACGTACCTCGCCTCGGTCCCGCTGACCGCCCGCGGCGAGCTGTACGGCAGGCTCCTCACCTCCCGCACGCGGGGAGATTACGGGGACCACGAGCTGGCGACCCTGCACTTCGCGGCCCGCCTGACCGCCATCCACCTCGGTCACGCCCGGCGCCTCGCGGCGACGGAGACGACCGCGCTCGATCTGCAACGCGCCCTGGTCGCGGAACCCGGCCGGCCCCACCCCAACCTGGAGGTCGCCAGCCGCTACCTGCCCGCCGGGGCCCGCGCCCTGGTCGGCGGCGACTGGTTCGAGACGATCCGCCTGCACTTCGGCCGCACCCTCCTCGCCGTCGGGGACGTGATGGGGCACGGCCTGGAGGCCGCGGTCGACATGAACGCCTACCGCTCCGTGCTGCGCGAGGTCGCCTCCACCGATCTCGCCCCGCACCGGGTCCTGCGCCAGCTGGACTCCCTGTCCGCCTCCGACGACACCCGCAGGCCCGCCACCTGCCTGCTCGTCCGCATCGACCCGGCCCGGAGCATGGCCCTCTACGCCAGCGCGGGGCACCTGCCGCCCGCTCTCTTCAGCCGCGACGGCGTCGGCGAACTCATCGACGTACCCGTCGGCCCGCCCCTGGGCACCGGCGTCGGCGGCTACGAGGCCCTGGCCCGGCCGATCACCCCGGACCAGACCCTGCTGCTGTACACGGACGGCCTCGTGGAGCGGCGCAGCGAGGACATCGAGACGTCCCTGGCCAGACTCGCGGCCCTGCGCCTGGGCTCCCGGACGAGCCTCCCGGAGGTGGTGGACGCGGTCTGCGCCGGACTCGACGCGCAGCACGCCGAGGACGACGTCGCCGTGCTGGCCGCGCGCCTGCGCCCCCGGCTCACAGACTCAGCGTGA
- a CDS encoding aminotransferase class V-fold PLP-dependent enzyme, protein MTQPAEPTDRTDRTDRVAPADAAGRSGAASRSGSMRRPAEFPGGRELFRLSHDVSHLNHGSFGAVPIPVQETQAALRAQAYADPDAFFIGAPDRLVEARTRIAARLGADPAGLAFVSNATEAANVALDAVEFAAGDEILVTDHGYGTVVAAAARRAPLTTVALGTDLPDEDAVREAVLAGVTPRTRVAVLDHISSPTARLIASPRLLAELAERGITTIVDGAHAPGMIPDPLGGGADFWFGNLHKWAYAPSGTAILAVAPHHRDRVRPPVPSWEAHYGFPRSVENRATFDYTGWLAAPDGLDLLEELDAAKVRAHNSSMAGYGAALLAELPGIAPLPYTEGLALRTLRLPPGVAETPDASRDLRERIAAEQRIRVLIWPWPGGGGIRVSGQIYNRAEEYERLAEILPAYLP, encoded by the coding sequence GTGACCCAGCCCGCCGAGCCGACCGACCGCACCGACCGCACCGACCGCGTCGCCCCCGCCGACGCCGCCGGACGGTCCGGAGCGGCCTCACGCAGCGGGTCGATGCGCCGTCCCGCCGAATTCCCGGGCGGGCGGGAGCTGTTCCGGCTCTCTCACGACGTCAGCCACCTGAACCACGGGTCGTTCGGAGCGGTGCCGATCCCCGTCCAGGAAACACAGGCCGCCCTCCGGGCCCAGGCGTACGCCGACCCCGACGCCTTCTTCATCGGCGCGCCCGACCGGCTCGTCGAGGCCCGGACCCGGATCGCCGCCCGGCTCGGCGCCGATCCGGCCGGGCTCGCCTTCGTGTCCAACGCCACCGAGGCAGCCAACGTGGCCCTCGACGCCGTGGAGTTCGCCGCCGGCGACGAGATCCTGGTCACCGACCACGGCTACGGCACGGTCGTCGCGGCCGCCGCCCGGCGCGCCCCGCTCACCACCGTGGCACTGGGCACCGACCTCCCCGACGAGGACGCCGTACGGGAAGCCGTGCTGGCCGGGGTCACCCCGCGGACCCGGGTCGCCGTGCTCGACCACATCAGCTCGCCCACCGCCCGGCTCATCGCCTCGCCCCGGCTGCTCGCCGAACTCGCCGAGCGGGGCATCACCACCATCGTGGACGGCGCCCACGCGCCCGGCATGATTCCCGACCCCCTGGGCGGAGGCGCGGACTTCTGGTTCGGCAACCTCCACAAGTGGGCCTACGCCCCGTCCGGCACCGCGATCCTGGCCGTCGCCCCGCACCACCGCGACCGGGTCCGGCCGCCGGTGCCCTCCTGGGAGGCGCACTACGGCTTCCCGCGCTCCGTGGAGAACCGGGCCACCTTCGACTACACCGGCTGGCTCGCCGCCCCGGACGGGCTCGACCTGCTGGAGGAGCTCGACGCCGCGAAGGTACGGGCCCACAACAGCTCCATGGCCGGCTACGGCGCGGCCCTGCTCGCCGAGCTCCCCGGAATCGCCCCGCTCCCGTACACCGAGGGCCTCGCCCTGCGCACGCTGCGGCTGCCGCCCGGGGTGGCCGAGACCCCGGACGCCTCCCGCGACCTGCGCGAGCGGATCGCGGCCGAGCAGCGGATCCGGGTGCTGATCTGGCCCTGGCCGGGCGGCGGCGGGATCCGGGTGAGCGGGCAGATCTACAACCGGGCCGAGGAGTACGAACGGCTCGCCGAGATACTGCCCGCCTACCTCCCCTAG
- a CDS encoding DUF309 domain-containing protein — MHRLSAGRGGSEDGRVNARDRDGEGRARNARPRDGLGRPLPYGAQGVERQPEGVVRTPGETVVQAQLLLDAGMPFHAHEVFEDAWKSGPDAEAPLWRALAQLAVGLTHSARGNAVGGARLLRRGADALALAGREAAGGATAFEGGPPYGMDLVGLVGWARELAGRVESGAAVDAAAEAPHLTGGPGPA; from the coding sequence ATGCACCGGTTATCGGCGGGAAGGGGAGGAAGCGAGGATGGAAGGGTGAACGCACGGGATCGGGACGGTGAGGGGCGGGCGCGGAACGCGCGGCCCAGGGACGGGCTGGGGCGGCCGCTGCCCTACGGGGCCCAAGGAGTGGAGCGGCAGCCCGAGGGAGTGGTGCGGACGCCCGGGGAGACGGTGGTGCAGGCGCAGCTGCTGCTGGACGCCGGGATGCCCTTCCACGCGCACGAGGTGTTCGAGGACGCCTGGAAATCCGGGCCCGATGCCGAGGCACCGCTGTGGCGGGCGCTGGCGCAGTTGGCGGTCGGGCTGACGCACTCCGCGCGCGGGAACGCGGTCGGCGGGGCCCGGCTGCTGCGCCGCGGAGCGGATGCCCTGGCCCTGGCCGGGCGGGAAGCAGCCGGGGGTGCGACCGCCTTCGAGGGCGGCCCCCCGTACGGGATGGACTTGGTCGGGCTCGTCGGCTGGGCCCGGGAGCTGGCGGGGCGGGTGGAGTCCGGGGCGGCCGTCGACGCGGCGGCCGAGGCCCCGCACCTCACGGGCGGGCCCGGCCCGGCCTGA
- a CDS encoding YybH family protein has protein sequence MPDTTDYASYEKALHPEDITRLFVERSNAGDAAGVAALYEVDAVMAFPPGELTVGREAIRALWERVLANRPRFEPEPPLPTLVSEGIALTSTPPSDGAGARAQVVRRQPDGSWLRLLDQPEFAPGAGGAS, from the coding sequence GTGCCGGACACCACCGACTACGCGTCGTACGAGAAGGCCCTGCACCCCGAGGACATCACCCGCCTGTTCGTCGAGCGGTCCAACGCCGGTGACGCGGCCGGGGTCGCCGCCCTCTACGAGGTGGACGCCGTGATGGCCTTCCCGCCCGGCGAACTGACGGTGGGGCGGGAGGCCATCCGCGCCCTGTGGGAGCGGGTGCTCGCGAACCGGCCCCGCTTCGAGCCGGAGCCCCCGCTGCCGACGCTGGTGAGCGAGGGCATCGCCCTCACCTCCACCCCTCCGAGCGACGGCGCCGGGGCCCGCGCCCAGGTCGTACGCCGCCAGCCGGACGGCAGCTGGCTGCGACTGCTGGACCAGCCGGAGTTCGCGCCGGGCGCGGGCGGAGCCTCGTAG
- a CDS encoding VOC family protein: MSSHLALTALVVHDYDEAIDFYTRALGFDLAEDTPRPDGSRWVVVRPPGAKESALLLARAKDDAQRSRVGDQRGGRVGFFLYTDDFAADHARMTAEGVRFLEEPRHEAYGSVAVFQDLYGNRWDLLQPA, translated from the coding sequence ATGTCCTCCCACCTCGCCCTCACCGCCCTCGTGGTCCACGACTACGACGAGGCGATCGACTTCTACACCCGCGCGCTCGGCTTCGACCTCGCCGAGGACACCCCTCGCCCGGACGGCTCCCGCTGGGTCGTGGTCCGCCCGCCCGGCGCCAAGGAGTCCGCGCTCCTGCTGGCCCGTGCCAAGGACGACGCCCAGCGTTCCCGCGTCGGCGACCAGAGGGGCGGCCGGGTCGGCTTCTTCCTCTACACCGACGACTTCGCCGCCGACCACGCCCGGATGACCGCCGAGGGCGTCCGCTTCCTGGAGGAGCCGCGCCACGAGGCGTACGGCTCGGTCGCCGTCTTCCAGGACCTCTACGGCAACCGCTGGGACCTCCTCCAGCCGGCGTAG
- a CDS encoding (Fe-S)-binding protein: MRAALFVTCVNDAIYPRTGIAVVRLLERLGVTVDFPAAQSCCGQPQYNTGYRREAEPLVRRTAEAFAGYEYVVTPSGSCAAMIRSHYTRIGRAAEAEGRGPGLAALAEGLVPRVYELTEFLVDVLGVTDVGAYFPHTVTYHPSCHGLRTLGLGYRPRRLLAAVRGLELRELPGAEECCGFGGTFAVKNPDVSAAMGTDKTAHAVSTGAEVLCGADNSCLAHLDGILRRQGAPLRALHLAEILAATEEEPVQGFEGLV; the protein is encoded by the coding sequence ATGCGAGCCGCCCTGTTCGTCACCTGCGTCAACGACGCGATCTACCCGCGCACGGGCATCGCCGTCGTCCGCCTCCTGGAGCGGCTCGGGGTCACCGTGGACTTCCCCGCCGCGCAGAGCTGCTGCGGTCAGCCGCAGTACAACACCGGCTACCGTCGCGAGGCCGAACCACTGGTCCGGCGTACCGCCGAGGCCTTCGCCGGGTACGAGTACGTGGTCACCCCGTCCGGCTCCTGCGCGGCCATGATCCGCTCCCACTACACCCGGATCGGGCGCGCGGCCGAGGCGGAGGGGCGGGGCCCGGGGCTTGCCGCGCTCGCCGAAGGCCTCGTACCGCGCGTGTACGAGCTCACCGAGTTCCTGGTCGACGTCCTCGGCGTGACGGACGTCGGCGCGTACTTCCCGCACACCGTCACCTACCACCCGTCCTGCCACGGCCTGCGGACTCTCGGCCTCGGGTACCGGCCCCGGCGGCTGCTGGCCGCCGTACGCGGTCTGGAACTGCGCGAACTGCCCGGCGCCGAGGAGTGCTGCGGCTTCGGCGGGACGTTCGCCGTCAAGAACCCCGACGTCTCGGCCGCGATGGGCACCGACAAGACCGCCCACGCGGTGTCCACGGGCGCCGAGGTCCTCTGCGGGGCCGACAACTCCTGTCTGGCCCACCTGGACGGCATCCTGCGGCGCCAGGGCGCCCCGCTGCGGGCCCTGCACCTCGCCGAGATCCTGGCCGCGACGGAAGAGGAGCCCGTCCAAGGGTTCGAAGGACTCGTATGA
- a CDS encoding lactate utilization protein B has product MTGTHLGMPAFPEAAREAVRDEVLRANLRHATHTIRDKRARAVAELEDWDRLRAAGKAVKDHTLAHLDRYLLQLEASVTAAGGTVHWAADADEANRIVTELVLATGEKEVVKVKSMATQEIGLNEALEAAGIAAYETDLAELIVQLGHDRPSHILVPAIHRNRGEIRDVFAAEMGGWGRPAPEGLGDDPRELAEAARLHLREKFLRAKVAVSGANFMVAETGTLVVFESEGNGRMCLTLPETLISVVGIEKVVPTFRDLEIFLQTLPRSSTAERMNLYTTMWTGLGPSKGADGDGPSAFHLVLLDNGRTDTLADEVGRQALRCIRCSACLNVCPVYERAGGHAYGSVYPGPIGAILSPQLRGTGSEIDATLPYASTLCGACYEVCPVAIDIPEVLLHLRERVVQGGPVTREGIRVRIRPADGHTAERAAMRAARILLDHPGALRAGERLLARARRLRPRRLPGPGRAWTDSRELPELPEHSFRDWWAQREKAGREKAGREKAGPAKVEPAKVEPAKPEHEKGARP; this is encoded by the coding sequence ATGACGGGCACCCACCTCGGCATGCCGGCCTTCCCCGAAGCGGCCCGCGAGGCCGTACGGGACGAGGTGCTGCGCGCCAACCTCCGCCACGCCACGCACACGATCCGCGACAAGCGGGCGCGCGCCGTCGCCGAACTGGAGGACTGGGACCGGCTGCGCGCGGCCGGCAAGGCGGTCAAGGACCACACGCTGGCCCACCTCGACCGCTACCTGCTCCAGCTGGAAGCCTCCGTCACCGCCGCGGGCGGCACCGTCCACTGGGCGGCCGACGCCGACGAGGCCAACCGCATCGTGACGGAACTGGTCCTGGCCACCGGGGAGAAGGAAGTCGTCAAGGTCAAGTCCATGGCCACCCAGGAGATCGGCCTCAACGAGGCCCTGGAGGCGGCCGGGATCGCCGCGTACGAGACCGACCTCGCCGAGCTCATCGTCCAGCTCGGCCACGACCGGCCCTCCCACATCCTGGTCCCGGCCATCCACCGCAACCGGGGCGAGATCCGCGACGTCTTCGCCGCGGAGATGGGCGGCTGGGGCCGTCCGGCCCCGGAAGGGCTGGGCGACGACCCGCGCGAGCTCGCCGAAGCCGCCCGGCTGCACCTGCGCGAGAAGTTCCTGCGGGCCAAAGTCGCCGTGTCCGGCGCCAACTTCATGGTCGCCGAGACCGGCACCCTGGTCGTCTTCGAGTCCGAGGGCAACGGCCGGATGTGCCTGACCCTGCCCGAGACCCTGATCTCGGTGGTCGGCATCGAGAAGGTGGTGCCCACCTTCCGCGACCTGGAGATCTTCCTCCAGACCCTGCCCCGCTCCTCGACCGCCGAGCGGATGAACCTGTACACGACCATGTGGACCGGGCTGGGGCCCTCGAAGGGCGCCGACGGCGACGGCCCCTCCGCCTTCCACCTCGTCCTCCTCGACAACGGCCGCACCGACACCCTCGCCGACGAGGTGGGCCGCCAGGCCCTGCGCTGCATCCGCTGCTCCGCCTGCCTCAACGTCTGCCCGGTGTACGAGCGCGCCGGCGGCCACGCCTACGGCTCCGTCTACCCCGGCCCGATCGGCGCCATCCTCAGCCCCCAGCTCCGGGGCACCGGCAGCGAGATCGACGCCACCCTGCCCTACGCCTCCACCCTGTGCGGGGCCTGCTACGAGGTCTGCCCGGTCGCCATCGACATCCCCGAGGTGCTCCTCCACCTCCGCGAACGCGTGGTCCAGGGCGGCCCGGTGACCCGCGAGGGCATCCGGGTCCGCATCCGCCCCGCCGACGGCCACACCGCCGAACGCGCGGCGATGCGGGCCGCCCGGATCCTCCTCGACCATCCGGGTGCACTGCGCGCGGGGGAGCGGCTGCTGGCCCGCGCCCGGCGGCTGCGACCGCGCCGGCTGCCGGGGCCCGGGCGGGCCTGGACCGACAGCCGGGAGCTGCCGGAGCTCCCGGAGCACTCGTTCCGCGACTGGTGGGCCCAGCGGGAGAAGGCGGGGCGGGAGAAGGCGGGGCGCGAGAAGGCGGGGCCCGCGAAGGTGGAGCCCGCGAAGGTGGAGCCCGCGAAGCCGGAGCACGAGAAGGGGGCACGCCCGTGA
- a CDS encoding LysR family transcriptional regulator yields MELRQLEYFVAVAEEQNFTRAAERVHISQSGVSAQIRRLEQELGAELFDRSGRTATLTAAGKAALDHARAALAATGALTQAVGEVTGLIRGRLTVGMVVGCTLTPLFDALAAFHRAHPGVEIALLEDNSDRLVQAVRAGAVDLALVGTAATTPDGLEALTLISERLVVAVPHGHPLAEADRVTLRDLGRYPVICMPPGTGLRTVLDLACAGQGRELPIALEAGAADAMADLAARGLGVAVLSASMAGSYRDRLTARTIEDVEVPALLSLVWRDTRGPAVRELLLRCRRAFAPAMAGGGAVAPVDGGA; encoded by the coding sequence ATGGAACTGAGGCAGCTCGAATACTTCGTCGCGGTCGCCGAAGAACAGAACTTCACCCGCGCGGCCGAGCGCGTCCACATCAGCCAGTCCGGGGTCAGCGCCCAGATCCGCCGCCTCGAACAGGAACTGGGGGCCGAGCTCTTCGACCGCTCCGGCCGCACCGCCACCCTCACCGCCGCCGGCAAGGCCGCCCTCGACCACGCCCGCGCGGCCCTCGCCGCCACCGGGGCCCTCACCCAGGCGGTGGGCGAGGTGACCGGCCTGATCCGCGGCCGCCTCACCGTCGGCATGGTGGTCGGCTGCACCCTCACCCCCCTCTTCGACGCCCTCGCCGCCTTCCACCGGGCCCACCCCGGCGTGGAGATCGCCCTGCTGGAGGACAACTCCGACCGCCTGGTGCAGGCCGTACGGGCAGGCGCCGTCGACCTCGCCCTGGTGGGAACCGCCGCCACCACCCCCGACGGGCTGGAGGCGCTCACCCTCATCAGCGAGCGCCTGGTCGTCGCGGTCCCGCACGGGCACCCCCTGGCCGAAGCGGACCGGGTGACCCTGCGCGACCTCGGCCGGTACCCGGTCATCTGCATGCCGCCGGGCACCGGACTGCGCACGGTGCTCGACCTGGCCTGCGCCGGACAGGGACGGGAACTCCCGATCGCCCTGGAGGCCGGAGCCGCCGACGCCATGGCGGACCTCGCCGCCCGAGGCCTCGGAGTCGCCGTCCTGAGCGCTTCGATGGCCGGTTCGTACCGGGACCGGCTCACCGCCCGGACCATCGAGGACGTGGAGGTCCCGGCCCTGCTCTCCCTGGTCTGGCGCGATACCCGCGGCCCCGCCGTACGGGAGCTGCTCCTGCGGTGCCGCCGCGCCTTCGCCCCCGCGATGGCCGGAGGAGGGGCTGTCGCTCCGGTGGACGGCGGGGCATGA